The Archangium primigenium genomic interval ACCGGTCCCCATCCCCTGAGCAACGTCTTCAAATGGGCCGTGGGCGACAAGCTGGCGGGCAAGCGTCGCCAGAGTCCGGCCACCTGCGTCATGCGTCGGGTGGAGCCCGACCTGGCCGTCCTGGCGGTGCCACCCGCGCCGGGAGAGGGCGCCCGCCTCACGTGGCTCGGCCACGCGAGCTGGCTCGTGCAGCTCGACGGCGTGTCCCTGCTCATCGACCCGGTGCTCGGCGACACGATTCCCGGCTTCATCCGGCGCAACACCCCGCCCGGGGTTCCGGTGAGCGGGCTGCCGCGCATCACCGCCAGCCTGGTGTCCCACAACCACTTCGACCACCTGGACCTGCCCACGCTGCGCCAGGTGGGGGCCCCCATCGTGGGGGGCCTGGGCCTCGCGCGCTACTTCCAGCGCGCGCGGCTGCCCGTCACCGAGCTGGACTGGTGGGGCTCCACCCGGGTGGGGCCCGTGACGGTGCATTTCGTGCCCGCGCAGCACTGGAGCCGCCGCGGCGTGAACGACGCCAACGAGACGCTCTGGGGCGGCTTCGTGGTGGAGGGCACGAGCGCCCGCGTCTACCACTCGGGGGACACCGCCTACTTCGAGGGCTTCCAGGAGATCGGTCGGCGCTTTCCGGCGCTGGACGCGGCGCTGCTGCCCATCGGGGCGTATGACCCGGAGTGGTTCATGTCCCGGCAGCACATGAACCCCGAGGAGGCGGTGAGGGCCTTCGTGGACCTGGGAGCGCGGCGCTTCCTCGCCATGCACTGGGGCACCTTCAAGCTCACCGACGAGCCCCTGGACGAGCCGCCCCAGCGGCTGGACGCGGAGTGGAAGCGCCGGGCCCTGCCCTCCGAGCCCCTGCACGTGCTCGCCGTGGGCGAGAGTCTGGGCGTGCGCCAGGGTTGAGCCGGACGGCCGGGTGTGGTCAACAGACGGCCTTGACCCCAGGCCCGCCCATGCTCCTGCCCACCCTGCTCGCCCTGACCCTGCACCAGGCCCCCCTCACCACCGCCTCCGAGACGAGCGGCTGGACGCGCACCGGCCGCTACGCCGAGGTGGAGGCCCTGTGCCGGGCCTTCCCCAAGCGCTACCCGGGCAAGGTGCGCTGTGACACCTTCGGCACCACGCCCGAGGGTCGGCCCCTGCTCGCGCTCGTGGCGAGCGCGGACGGCACCCTCACCCCCGCCGCCGCGGCGAAGAAGCAGCGCCCCGTGGTGTTCTTCCAGGGCGGCATCCACGCCGGGGAGATCGACGGCAAGGACGCGGGCTTCTGGCTCTTGCGCGACCTGCTCGACGGCAAGGCCCTGCCGGGCACGCTCCAGGCGGTGACCACGGTCTTCGTGCCGGTGTTCAACGTGGACGGGCACGAGCGCTTCGGCCCCAACAACCGCCCCAACCAGGTGGGCCCCGAGCAGATGGGCTGGCGCACCACCGGACAGAACTACAACCTCAACCGCGACTACGTGAAGGCGGACGCCCCGGAGATGGTGTCCATGCTCACGCTCCTGCACACGTGGGATCCGCTCGTCCTCATCGACCTGCACGTCACCGACGGGGCCCAGTTCGAGCACGACGTGAGCGTGCAGATGGAGCCCCAGAAGACGGGCCCCGAGCCGCTGCGACGCGCCGGGGAGAAGATGGTCGCGGAGCTGCTCCAGGGGCTCGAGGCCCGGGGGCACCTGCCCCTGCCCTTCTACCCCGCGTTCGAGGAGTGGGACGACCCGACCTCCGGGGTGAGCTACGGCGTGTCCCCGCCGCGCTTCAGCCACCCGTACTGGCTGGTGAACCGGCGCTACGGCGTGCTGGTGGAGACGCACTCCTGGAAGCCCTACGCCCACCGCGTGGCCACCACGCGCCACGTGCTCGAGGGCCTGCTCACCCTGTTCGCCCGGGACGGCCAGGCCCTGATGAAGGCGCGCGCCCAGGTGGACGCCGAGGCCGAATCCGGCCAGGTGCGCGAAGTGGTGCTCGCCTGGGAAAACACGAAGGCCAGTCACCCCATCGCCTTCCGGGGTTATGCCTACGAGCGCTCCAAGTCCGACCTCACCCAATTGCCGTGGATTCGCTACGACCCGTCCAAACCCCAGGTCTGGACCATTCCCTACTTCGAGGAGATCCGCCCCGCGCGCACCGCCACCCTGCCCCGGGGCGGCTACCTGGTGCCCCCGGCGCATGCCGCCTGGGTGGCCCCCAAGCTCGCCGCGCATGGCCTCGCCTTCCAGCGGCTCGGCCAGGCCCGGCCGCCCACGGACGTGGAGGTGTTCCGCGCCACCGCCACCGCGCTGCGGCAGGACTCCGTCGAGGGCCACCAGGGCCTCACCGTCCAGGGCGGGTGGACGCACGAGACCTGGCCCCTGCCCGAGGGCACGCTCTACGTGCCCGCCGCCCAGAAGAGCGCGCCCCTCGTGGCCCACCTGCTGGAGCCCCAAGGACCGGACTCGCTCGTGTCCTGGGGCTTCTTCAACAACCACTTCGAGACCAAGGAGTACATCGAGGAGTACGTGGTGGAGCCCTTCGCCCGGGAAGTGCTGGCGCGCGACCCCGCCGTGAAGGCCGCCTGGGAGGAGCGCCTGAAGGACCCCACCTTCGCCGGGGACCCCAAGGCCCGCCTGCGCTTCTTCGCCGAGCGGCACCCGGCCCGGGACACCCACTTCAACCTCTACCCCGTGTTCCGCGTGGACACGGCGCCGCCGGGCCTGAAACCGGTACGCCGATGAAGCTCCGGACTTCCGGGCTCCCCTCGACGGTTCGCGCTCCGACTGGGAGAATGGACTTGTCGAGCAGGTGGGCCGCCCCCGGAGGATGATGAACAACGAACGTGACCTGCTCGAGCAGGCCCTGGCGGTGCTGGAGGGCCAACGCGCGGTGCTCGGCGCCGAGGCCACCGAGGCCGCGTTGGCCGCCTTGCGCGCGCGGCTCACCGCCCTGGCGG includes:
- a CDS encoding M14 family zinc carboxypeptidase — its product is MLLPTLLALTLHQAPLTTASETSGWTRTGRYAEVEALCRAFPKRYPGKVRCDTFGTTPEGRPLLALVASADGTLTPAAAAKKQRPVVFFQGGIHAGEIDGKDAGFWLLRDLLDGKALPGTLQAVTTVFVPVFNVDGHERFGPNNRPNQVGPEQMGWRTTGQNYNLNRDYVKADAPEMVSMLTLLHTWDPLVLIDLHVTDGAQFEHDVSVQMEPQKTGPEPLRRAGEKMVAELLQGLEARGHLPLPFYPAFEEWDDPTSGVSYGVSPPRFSHPYWLVNRRYGVLVETHSWKPYAHRVATTRHVLEGLLTLFARDGQALMKARAQVDAEAESGQVREVVLAWENTKASHPIAFRGYAYERSKSDLTQLPWIRYDPSKPQVWTIPYFEEIRPARTATLPRGGYLVPPAHAAWVAPKLAAHGLAFQRLGQARPPTDVEVFRATATALRQDSVEGHQGLTVQGGWTHETWPLPEGTLYVPAAQKSAPLVAHLLEPQGPDSLVSWGFFNNHFETKEYIEEYVVEPFAREVLARDPAVKAAWEERLKDPTFAGDPKARLRFFAERHPARDTHFNLYPVFRVDTAPPGLKPVRR
- a CDS encoding MBL fold metallo-hydrolase, yielding MPPRFKNLDGTGPHPLSNVFKWAVGDKLAGKRRQSPATCVMRRVEPDLAVLAVPPAPGEGARLTWLGHASWLVQLDGVSLLIDPVLGDTIPGFIRRNTPPGVPVSGLPRITASLVSHNHFDHLDLPTLRQVGAPIVGGLGLARYFQRARLPVTELDWWGSTRVGPVTVHFVPAQHWSRRGVNDANETLWGGFVVEGTSARVYHSGDTAYFEGFQEIGRRFPALDAALLPIGAYDPEWFMSRQHMNPEEAVRAFVDLGARRFLAMHWGTFKLTDEPLDEPPQRLDAEWKRRALPSEPLHVLAVGESLGVRQG